Part of the Rhizobium sp. WYJ-E13 genome is shown below.
GCCATCGCGGCCGAGAGGCCCTATGCCAATCTGCTCGGCGGCACGGAAGAGACGACCTCCGGCCGCACCCGGCTGCTGCCGATGCGCGAGAAACTCGCGATGCCGATCCTCGTCATCAATGACAGTCCGATCAAGCAATTCGCCGAAAACAAGCATGCCGTCGGCCAGAGCCTGTTCGAAAGCTACATGCGGTTCACCAACCGCTCCACCAATGGCAAGCGCGTGACGGTCTTCGGTTACGGCGCCTGCGGCAAGGGCACGGCGGCCTGCTTCCGCAATGCCTTTTCGACGGTCAGTGTCGTCGATATCGACCCGGTCACCAGCCTCGAGGCGCATCTCGACGGTTTCGTCACGCCGTTGCGCGAACAGGCGATCCGTTCTGCTGATATCATCGCCACAGTGACCGGCTTCCCCGATATCGTCACGTCAGCTGATCTGCCGCTGATTAGGGACGGCGCGATCCTGATGAATGGCGGTCATTTCCCGCATGAGATCGATGTCGCAGCCTTCCGCAGCCATCCCGATGTCATTGATATCGACTGCTACGAGGCAGATCATATCGAGACCTTCCACCTGAAGGACGGCCGGTCCTTCCACGTACTCGGCGGCGGCCATATGGCCAATCTCGCCGGTCCGCGCCCGCTCGGCAACTCGGTCGAGTCGATGGACCTCGGCTTCACTTTGCAGGCCCGCTGCCTGGAGCGGGTCGCAAAGCGCGGTGTCGGCGCAGAATCCTGCATCGTGCCGGTGCCGGCGGATATCGACGCGATGGTCGCGAGCGCCTATCTCGATCTAGCGCGCTAGATTTCGACGACGACCTTGCCTTCGGCCTCCCGGCTTTCCAGCAGCCGGTAGGCGTCGCCTACCTCCGCGAGAGAGAACGGCCGCGGGTCGAGATTCGGCATCAGCGTTCCGGCTTCGACGCGTGTGGCTATATGCCTGAGGATATCGCCATGATGGGCGCGGTCCTCGCCGGTCAGGAGCGGTGCCAGCGTGAAGACGCCGGAATAGGTGGCGCCCTTGAAGGACAGCGGCGCCAGCGAATGCGTACCCCAGCCGAGGCTCGTGACCACATGGCCGAACTTGGCGACGGCCTGGAAGGCGGCATCGAGACCCTTGCCGCCGATTGTGTCGTAGACGATGTCGAAGCCTCTGCCGTCCGTATATCGGGCAACATAATCATCGACCGTCTCGACCGCATAGTCGATCGGTGTCGCACCGATACTGCTGATATAGTCGGCCTTCGAACCGCCATCGACGGCATAGACCTCGGCACCGGCGGCAACGGCCATCTGCACGGCGATATGGCCGACGCCACCGCCGCCGCCGATGACCAGCACCTTGTGGCCCGCTCTCACCTGTGTGCGTTCCTCAAGACCTTCCCAGGCGGTGATCGCGATCAGCGGCAGCGCAGCGACCCCGCGCATGGAAAGATTGCGCGGCTTCAGCGCGACGAGATCGGCATCGACGGCTGCGAATTCGGCAAGCGATCCCTGCAACCCGCCCACGCCGCCGGTCATGCCATAGACCTCGTCACCGGGGCGAAAGCCTGTCACACCGGGGCCGACCGCTTCGACGATCCCGGCCATGTCGATGCCGAGAATGGCGGGCAGCGGGTGACGGGCATGTGCGGCTTCGCCCGCTCTGATCTTCAGATCCAGCGGATTGAGCGCCGCGGCCTTGATGCGGACGAGGATCTGGCCCGCCTGGGCAACAGGCTTTGCGATCTCGGCAATAGTGAATTCGGCATTCTGTGCTTCGACAAGTGCTGCTTTCATCGTGCTCATGGAACTCTCCTTGGTTTGTTGGCCGCAGAATGCCGCATTGAATTATGAATGGAAATCAAAGATAACGAATGAAAACCATGCATTTTTGTTTGAAGCCAACCCTGGAATTAAGCACTTGGAATGGAGCGACCTGAAACTCTTCCTGGCTATTGCCCGGCTTGGAACGCTGGGCGCCGCCGCCCGCAGCCTCGGCCTGACCCAACCGACCATGGGACGCCGGCTGCGGGCGCTTGAGGCTTCGCTTGGCCAGACGCTTTTCCAGCGCACGGCCGAAGGCTTCATGCTGACGGATGAAGGAGCGACGGTCTTTGCCCATGCCGAACGCATGGAGGAGGAAGCACTCGGGTTGGAACGAGAGCTCGCCGGCCAGAACAGGCAGCTTGACGGCTTGCTGCGGCTCTCTTCTTCGGACTGGTTCGGCGCCCATGTCCTGTCGCCAGTTCTGGCGGAATTTTCGGCCGCCTATCCCAAGGTCGTCATCGAACTCCTGACCGACAGCCGGCTTCTCAGCCTCTCACGACGCGAGGCCGATATCGTCTTCCGGATTGCGCCTTTCGCTGAGACGGAGGTCATATCCCGCAAGCTCCTGCATATCGATTATGGTCTCTATATCCGCCGCGGCTTGCCGCATCCGGAGGCGGGTGATGGCACGGGCTCCCGGTTCGTCACCATGGACGAGGCCTTCGGCGGCATGCCCGATGTCGGCTGGCTGCGGCGGCTGTTGCCGAAGGCCGATATCA
Proteins encoded:
- a CDS encoding adenosylhomocysteinase; translation: MEKLATRIDWIGNSCRLLKATAVEFERTRPFDGLSIGTGIHLEPKTVALLMTLRVGGAHLVCTGNLNSTQPATVEFLRAQGFTVFATRTTDPVAHHQSLEAVVAERPDLLLDNGGDLFAIAAERPYANLLGGTEETTSGRTRLLPMREKLAMPILVINDSPIKQFAENKHAVGQSLFESYMRFTNRSTNGKRVTVFGYGACGKGTAACFRNAFSTVSVVDIDPVTSLEAHLDGFVTPLREQAIRSADIIATVTGFPDIVTSADLPLIRDGAILMNGGHFPHEIDVAAFRSHPDVIDIDCYEADHIETFHLKDGRSFHVLGGGHMANLAGPRPLGNSVESMDLGFTLQARCLERVAKRGVGAESCIVPVPADIDAMVASAYLDLAR
- a CDS encoding LysR family transcriptional regulator — its product is MEWSDLKLFLAIARLGTLGAAARSLGLTQPTMGRRLRALEASLGQTLFQRTAEGFMLTDEGATVFAHAERMEEEALGLERELAGQNRQLDGLLRLSSSDWFGAHVLSPVLAEFSAAYPKVVIELLTDSRLLSLSRREADIVFRIAPFAETEVISRKLLHIDYGLYIRRGLPHPEAGDGTGSRFVTMDEAFGGMPDVGWLRRLLPKADITMRSNNRDVQATLCARGAGLAVLPRPLGDAIPAIEPVDLGEAPPGRDTWVGYHRDMRRLARLRALLDLVIERLAD
- a CDS encoding zinc-dependent alcohol dehydrogenase family protein, which codes for MSTMKAALVEAQNAEFTIAEIAKPVAQAGQILVRIKAAALNPLDLKIRAGEAAHARHPLPAILGIDMAGIVEAVGPGVTGFRPGDEVYGMTGGVGGLQGSLAEFAAVDADLVALKPRNLSMRGVAALPLIAITAWEGLEERTQVRAGHKVLVIGGGGGVGHIAVQMAVAAGAEVYAVDGGSKADYISSIGATPIDYAVETVDDYVARYTDGRGFDIVYDTIGGKGLDAAFQAVAKFGHVVTSLGWGTHSLAPLSFKGATYSGVFTLAPLLTGEDRAHHGDILRHIATRVEAGTLMPNLDPRPFSLAEVGDAYRLLESREAEGKVVVEI